One region of Intestinimonas massiliensis (ex Afouda et al. 2020) genomic DNA includes:
- a CDS encoding FtsW/RodA/SpoVE family cell cycle protein, producing the protein MEQLLSAPQALMDRLAALLEAYPLATAWYTAAARFVFPVLALLILARTIRSLVTVPHVPEVWAYLSLPNGADEPLTHWENIIGRSGFSDVVLNYPTVSRQHAALIRGEDRNWTLYDLDSKGGVAVNGREVAGQAAVQYGDVLSLGGVETVLLAVSPEEEQERRSRRRAERPVSPWLGLVLLTLFQVMTAVQLVIAAGERASAAIPMTFLCLSLAMWAYCLTLRALRRIGFEMETVAFFLSTLSLAVTASSAPSSLPKQFLAVLLGLLLFLVLGVFLRDLERAKKIRWLMAAAAIGLLGVTLLLGTGKYGAKNWIVLGPLSLQPSELAKICYIFAGSATLDRLFRKRNLGLFIVLTGACMGGLALMSDFGTAAVFFVTFLVIAYLRSGDWATLGLITGACMGGAAVVVTIKPYILQRFATWGHAWSDASGGGYQQTRAMSAAASGGLVGVGAGKGWLHRVPAADTDLVFGMLAEEWGLVIAALAVLSIVTLAVFAVRACRAGRSSFYTIAACAAASLMVFQTCLNVFGSVDLLPFTGVTFPFVSNGGSAMVASWGLLAFLKATDTRQNASFAIRLPSRRARKAPERQTPDSAEQEGTA; encoded by the coding sequence ATGGAACAGCTCCTATCCGCGCCGCAGGCCCTGATGGACCGGCTTGCGGCTCTGCTGGAGGCGTATCCCCTGGCAACGGCCTGGTACACGGCGGCGGCGCGGTTCGTTTTCCCTGTTCTGGCTCTGCTCATTCTGGCCCGCACCATCCGCTCCCTGGTCACGGTGCCCCATGTACCGGAGGTCTGGGCTTATTTGTCCCTGCCCAACGGGGCGGACGAGCCGCTGACCCATTGGGAGAATATCATTGGCCGCTCCGGATTTTCAGACGTGGTGCTCAACTACCCCACCGTCTCCCGCCAGCACGCCGCTCTGATCCGGGGGGAGGACCGGAATTGGACCCTCTATGACCTGGATTCCAAGGGGGGCGTGGCGGTCAACGGCAGGGAGGTGGCGGGGCAGGCCGCCGTCCAGTACGGCGACGTGCTCTCGTTGGGCGGCGTGGAGACGGTGCTGCTGGCGGTCTCCCCGGAGGAGGAGCAGGAGCGCCGGTCCCGGCGGCGGGCGGAGCGGCCGGTGTCCCCCTGGCTGGGGTTGGTGCTGCTGACTCTGTTTCAGGTCATGACCGCCGTCCAACTGGTCATCGCGGCGGGGGAGCGCGCCTCCGCCGCCATCCCCATGACCTTTTTGTGCCTGAGCCTGGCCATGTGGGCTTACTGCCTCACCCTGCGGGCCCTGCGGCGCATCGGCTTTGAAATGGAGACCGTGGCCTTTTTCCTCTCCACCCTCTCTCTGGCCGTCACGGCCTCCTCGGCCCCCTCGTCCCTGCCCAAACAGTTTTTGGCCGTCCTGCTGGGGCTGCTGCTCTTCCTGGTGCTGGGGGTCTTCCTGCGGGACCTGGAGCGGGCCAAAAAGATCCGCTGGCTCATGGCGGCGGCGGCCATCGGCCTGCTGGGCGTCACGCTGCTGCTGGGAACGGGCAAATACGGGGCGAAAAACTGGATCGTCCTGGGGCCGCTGTCCCTCCAGCCCTCGGAGCTGGCCAAGATCTGTTACATCTTTGCCGGATCGGCCACCCTGGACCGCCTGTTCCGGAAACGGAACCTGGGGCTGTTCATCGTCCTGACCGGGGCCTGCATGGGCGGTCTGGCCCTGATGAGCGATTTCGGCACCGCCGCCGTGTTTTTTGTCACCTTCCTGGTCATTGCCTATCTGCGCTCCGGCGACTGGGCCACCCTGGGCCTCATCACCGGGGCCTGCATGGGCGGGGCCGCCGTGGTGGTCACCATCAAGCCCTACATCCTCCAGCGGTTCGCCACCTGGGGCCACGCCTGGTCCGACGCCTCCGGCGGCGGCTACCAGCAGACCCGGGCCATGTCGGCGGCCGCCTCCGGCGGACTGGTGGGCGTGGGGGCGGGGAAGGGCTGGCTCCACCGGGTCCCGGCGGCGGATACCGATCTGGTATTCGGGATGTTGGCGGAGGAGTGGGGACTGGTCATCGCGGCGCTGGCCGTCCTGTCCATCGTCACCCTGGCGGTCTTTGCCGTCCGGGCCTGCCGGGCGGGCCGGTCCAGCTTTTACACCATCGCCGCCTGCGCCGCCGCCTCCCTGATGGTGTTTCAGACCTGCCTCAACGTCTTCGGGTCGGTGGATCTGCTGCCCTTCACGGGTGTGACCTTCCCCTTTGTCTCCAACGGCGGCTCTGCCATGGTGGCCTCCTGGGGGCTGCTGGCCTTTCTCAAGGCCACGGACACCCGGCAGAATGCCAGCTTTGCCATACGCCTGCCCTCCAGAAGGGCCCGCAAGGCCCCGGAGCGGCAGACGCCTGATTCGGCGGAGCAGGAGGGGACGGCATGA
- a CDS encoding penicillin-binding transpeptidase domain-containing protein, with product MKRIERRAGLCLLLAAALVLGLGIFTFRELRSGGAWAASAFNRHIYNSKGQLAVGRVLDRDGDLLSWVDAEGNRAYYANPTVRKATLHAVGDAQGKIGTGALVAFGDKLSGYNLLTGAYSPFGEGNDLYLTLDAHLNYVAYHALNGRKGAVGVYNYKTGEILCMVSNPSYDPADPPEIQEGDERYEGVYLNRFLSGTFVPGSVFKTVTLAAAVEHMPDLMSRTFTCTGSTLVGGEAVTCPGAHGELDIYGALASSCNGVFAQLAAELGPEVMEAYTRKAGLTGSYRINGLSTAKGRFQFSGATANQLGWAGVGQYNDLVNPCALMVYMGAIASGGKAAVPQLILQTVTPLDFRVSLYVRHRTGRLVEADTAELLADMMARNVAETYGSGRFPNMDLCAKSGTGEVGGGKAPNAWFAGFLRNEDAPYAFVVLVENGGSGAEAAGGVAAKVLNALVNGD from the coding sequence ATGAAGCGCATCGAAAGACGGGCGGGGCTGTGTCTGCTTCTGGCGGCGGCCCTGGTGCTGGGCCTGGGGATCTTTACCTTCCGGGAGCTCCGCAGCGGGGGGGCCTGGGCGGCCTCGGCCTTCAATCGACACATCTACAACAGCAAGGGCCAGCTTGCGGTGGGGCGGGTGCTGGACCGGGACGGGGATCTGCTCTCCTGGGTGGACGCGGAGGGGAACCGGGCCTATTACGCCAACCCCACCGTCCGCAAGGCCACCCTCCACGCGGTGGGGGACGCCCAGGGAAAGATCGGCACCGGGGCGCTGGTGGCCTTCGGCGACAAGCTGTCCGGCTACAATCTCCTTACCGGCGCTTACAGCCCCTTTGGAGAGGGGAACGATCTGTATCTGACCCTGGACGCCCACCTCAACTATGTGGCCTATCATGCCCTCAACGGACGGAAGGGGGCGGTGGGGGTCTACAACTATAAGACAGGGGAGATCCTCTGCATGGTCTCCAACCCCTCCTATGACCCGGCAGACCCGCCGGAGATCCAGGAGGGGGACGAGCGCTATGAGGGCGTGTATCTGAACCGCTTCCTCTCCGGCACCTTCGTGCCCGGCTCGGTGTTCAAAACGGTCACCCTGGCTGCGGCCGTTGAGCACATGCCCGACCTGATGAGCCGGACCTTTACCTGCACCGGCTCTACCCTGGTGGGCGGGGAGGCGGTGACCTGTCCCGGCGCTCACGGGGAGCTGGATATCTACGGAGCGCTGGCCAGCTCCTGCAATGGGGTGTTTGCCCAACTGGCGGCGGAGCTGGGCCCGGAGGTGATGGAAGCCTACACCCGGAAGGCGGGACTCACCGGGAGCTACCGCATCAATGGACTGTCCACGGCCAAGGGGAGGTTCCAGTTTTCCGGAGCTACGGCAAATCAGCTCGGCTGGGCGGGAGTGGGGCAGTACAACGACCTGGTGAATCCCTGCGCCCTGATGGTGTATATGGGCGCCATCGCCAGCGGCGGGAAGGCCGCCGTCCCCCAACTCATTCTTCAGACGGTGACGCCGCTGGATTTCCGGGTGTCCCTGTATGTCCGGCACCGGACCGGGCGGCTGGTGGAGGCGGACACGGCGGAGCTGCTGGCCGACATGATGGCACGGAACGTCGCCGAGACCTATGGCAGCGGCCGGTTCCCCAACATGGACCTCTGCGCCAAGTCCGGCACTGGCGAGGTGGGAGGCGGGAAGGCGCCCAACGCCTGGTTTGCCGGGTTCCTACGCAATGAGGACGCCCCCTATGCCTTCGTGGTGCTGGTGGAAAACGGCGGCAGCGGCGCGGAGGCCGCAGGCGGCGTGGCGGCCAAGGTGCTGAATGCCCTGGTCAACGGCGATTAA
- a CDS encoding AfsR/SARP family transcriptional regulator has protein sequence MGTADTLHISMFGSFTMTRRVAGEALVVTDQSSSSKKLWTFLEYLIAFRSKVVSQDEIIDVLWGDSDIDNPVNTLKTLLHRARHTVEALGFENGKEILLYRRGTYRWNHDLDITVDTEQFESLCEAAARPGPDRLGHMLAAAALYRGDFLPKASHEPWAVSLRVYYHAKFLKLCTEAAGLLDAEDRYAETVDLCRRAILVDPYDEGTHLHLMQAMIATGAQQTAIQHYRYVTQLFMEQLGASPSAELTALYRELVRSTQSVEMDLRVVRETLCEVRPNPGPYYCEYAIFQDVYRLSARTAARTGQVVQLAMLSVLDARGKPLTTRQIGVSMGRVREVIHSGLRQGDAYTRFSATQYLLLLPCASYENGGKVLDRLVTSFRRIYPQMRVLLQYSVLPLMPLM, from the coding sequence GTGGGCACGGCAGATACGCTGCACATCTCTATGTTCGGAAGCTTTACCATGACCCGCCGCGTGGCGGGCGAGGCCCTTGTGGTGACGGACCAATCCAGTTCCTCCAAAAAGCTGTGGACCTTTTTGGAGTATCTCATTGCTTTCCGCTCCAAGGTGGTCTCCCAAGACGAGATCATCGACGTGCTGTGGGGGGATTCGGACATCGACAATCCGGTCAACACGCTAAAAACCCTTCTCCACCGGGCCAGACATACCGTGGAGGCCCTGGGCTTTGAAAATGGGAAGGAGATCCTCCTCTACCGGCGGGGTACTTACCGTTGGAACCATGACCTGGACATCACCGTAGATACCGAGCAGTTCGAATCGCTCTGCGAGGCCGCCGCCCGGCCGGGACCGGATCGGCTGGGGCACATGCTGGCCGCCGCCGCCCTGTACCGGGGAGATTTCCTCCCAAAGGCTTCCCACGAGCCCTGGGCTGTCTCCCTGCGGGTGTACTATCATGCCAAGTTCCTCAAGCTCTGTACCGAGGCCGCCGGGCTTCTGGACGCTGAGGACCGCTATGCCGAAACGGTGGACCTGTGCCGCCGTGCCATCCTGGTGGACCCCTATGACGAAGGGACGCACCTGCACCTCATGCAGGCCATGATCGCCACTGGCGCGCAGCAGACCGCTATCCAGCACTACCGCTATGTCACCCAACTTTTTATGGAACAGCTTGGCGCCAGTCCCTCGGCGGAGCTGACCGCGCTCTACCGTGAGCTGGTCCGGTCCACCCAAAGCGTGGAGATGGACCTCCGCGTAGTCCGGGAGACCCTCTGCGAGGTCCGGCCGAACCCGGGCCCCTACTACTGCGAATACGCCATCTTTCAGGATGTGTACCGTCTGTCGGCCCGCACTGCCGCCCGCACCGGGCAGGTGGTGCAGCTTGCCATGCTCTCAGTGCTGGACGCCCGTGGAAAACCCCTCACAACCCGGCAGATCGGCGTCAGCATGGGCCGCGTACGGGAGGTCATCCATTCCGGCCTCCGTCAGGGGGATGCCTATACCCGCTTCAGCGCCACCCAGTATCTGCTCCTGCTTCCCTGCGCCAGCTACGAAAACGGAGGAAAGGTCCTGGATCGTCTGGTCACCAGCTTCCGGCGGATCTACCCCCAAATGCGCGTCCTGCTCCAGTACAGCGTCCTGCCCCTTATGCCTCTGATGTGA
- a CDS encoding coenzyme F420-0:L-glutamate ligase, translating into MERLVGTVSRGIRAPIIREGDDIAQIVVDSVVAAAQQTPFELYDKDVIAVTEAVVARAQGNYATVEQIAADVKAKFGGHTVGVVFPILSRNRFAICLRGIAMGAKKIVLMLSYPSDEVGNHLIDMDLVDEKGVDPYRDVLSEARYRELFGYTKHVFTGVDYIEYYKELITGCGCEVEVVLANDCRAILPYAKHVLCCDIHTRERSKRLLKKAGAELVLGLDELMTASVNGSGYNERYGLLGSNKATEDKVKLFPRNCQPVVERIQKGVQAKTGKHVEVMVYGDGAFKDPVGKIWELADPVVSPAYTSGLEGQPNEVKLKYLADNDFADLSGDALKEAISDYIRHKDSDLTGQMVSQGTTPRRLTDLIGSLCDLTSGSGDKGTPIVLVQGYFDNYTK; encoded by the coding sequence ATGGAAAGATTAGTCGGTACCGTGTCCCGGGGCATCCGTGCGCCCATCATCCGGGAGGGCGACGACATCGCCCAGATCGTGGTGGACAGCGTGGTCGCCGCCGCCCAGCAGACCCCCTTCGAGCTGTATGACAAGGATGTCATCGCCGTGACCGAGGCCGTGGTGGCCCGGGCTCAGGGCAACTATGCCACGGTGGAGCAGATCGCCGCCGATGTAAAGGCCAAATTTGGCGGCCACACGGTGGGCGTGGTCTTCCCCATCCTCAGCCGCAACCGTTTTGCCATCTGCCTGCGGGGCATCGCCATGGGCGCGAAAAAGATCGTGCTGATGCTCTCCTACCCCTCCGACGAGGTGGGCAATCACCTGATCGACATGGACCTGGTGGACGAAAAGGGCGTGGACCCCTACCGGGACGTGCTGTCCGAGGCCAGGTACCGGGAGCTCTTCGGCTATACCAAGCACGTCTTTACCGGAGTGGACTATATCGAATATTACAAGGAACTCATCACCGGCTGCGGCTGCGAGGTAGAGGTGGTGCTGGCCAACGACTGCCGGGCTATTCTCCCCTACGCCAAGCATGTGCTGTGCTGCGACATCCACACCCGTGAGCGCTCCAAGCGGCTGCTGAAAAAAGCGGGGGCCGAGCTGGTGCTCGGTCTGGACGAGCTGATGACCGCCAGCGTGAACGGCAGCGGCTATAACGAGCGCTACGGCCTGCTGGGCAGCAATAAGGCCACCGAGGACAAGGTCAAGCTGTTTCCCCGCAACTGCCAGCCCGTGGTGGAGCGGATTCAGAAGGGCGTCCAGGCCAAGACCGGCAAGCACGTGGAGGTCATGGTCTACGGCGACGGCGCATTTAAGGACCCGGTGGGCAAGATCTGGGAGTTGGCCGACCCGGTAGTCTCCCCCGCATACACCTCCGGTCTGGAGGGCCAGCCCAACGAGGTGAAGCTCAAGTATCTGGCCGACAATGACTTTGCCGACCTCTCCGGCGACGCCCTCAAGGAGGCGATCTCCGATTATATCCGCCACAAGGACAGCGACCTCACCGGCCAGATGGTCTCTCAGGGCACTACGCCCCGGCGGCTCACCGACCTGATCGGTTCCCTGTGCGACCTGACCTCCGGCAGCGGCGACAAGGGCACTCCCATCGTGCTGGTCCAGGGCTACTTTGACAACTATACCAAATAA
- a CDS encoding inorganic phosphate transporter produces the protein MTVSFFAYLSRLSDPGLLTASVLTLAVILVNGWTDAPNAIATAVSTGALPFRRAVRLAAVCNLLGVVCMTCLNASVAETIYTIADFGPDTGDALTALCAALLAIVLWATAAWRFGIPTSESHALVAGVTGAAAALQGGLSNVQPAAWAKVLLGLLLSVGLGFLLGRRCAGLVRRLFPLGHSTDRLFRRLQVPGAAAMAFLHGAQDGQKFMGVFLLSAALAQGRRDTETFLIPLWLMVLCALCMAAGTSIGGRRIIDTVGRDMVPLGPRQGFSADLAGALCLLLCTLLGLPVSTTHAKTAAILGVGAAEDRTSVDRRVARSILITWLFTFPGCGLIGFCAARFLLWLR, from the coding sequence TTGACCGTTTCCTTTTTTGCCTACCTGTCCCGGCTCTCCGACCCCGGACTGCTGACCGCATCGGTCCTGACCCTGGCTGTCATCCTGGTCAACGGGTGGACCGACGCGCCCAACGCCATCGCCACCGCCGTCTCTACCGGGGCCCTCCCCTTCCGGCGTGCGGTCCGGCTGGCCGCCGTGTGCAACCTGCTGGGGGTGGTGTGCATGACGTGCCTCAACGCCTCGGTGGCCGAGACCATCTACACCATCGCCGACTTCGGCCCGGACACCGGCGATGCCCTCACCGCCCTGTGCGCCGCCCTGCTGGCCATCGTCCTGTGGGCTACGGCGGCCTGGCGGTTTGGCATTCCCACCAGCGAGAGCCACGCGCTGGTGGCGGGCGTCACCGGGGCCGCCGCGGCCCTTCAGGGCGGCCTGTCCAACGTTCAGCCGGCCGCCTGGGCAAAAGTGCTTCTGGGGCTGCTCCTCTCTGTGGGCCTGGGCTTTCTCCTGGGACGGCGCTGCGCGGGGCTGGTCCGGCGGCTGTTCCCCCTCGGGCACAGTACCGACCGCCTGTTCCGGCGGCTTCAGGTACCGGGCGCCGCCGCCATGGCCTTTCTCCACGGGGCACAGGACGGGCAGAAATTCATGGGGGTCTTTCTGCTCTCCGCCGCTCTGGCCCAGGGCCGCCGGGACACCGAGACTTTCCTTATCCCCCTGTGGCTCATGGTGCTGTGCGCCCTGTGCATGGCCGCCGGCACCTCCATCGGCGGCCGGCGCATCATCGACACTGTGGGGCGCGACATGGTCCCTCTGGGGCCCCGGCAGGGCTTCTCCGCCGACCTGGCCGGAGCCCTCTGCCTGCTGCTGTGCACGCTGCTGGGCCTTCCGGTCTCCACCACTCACGCCAAAACCGCGGCCATTCTGGGCGTTGGGGCGGCCGAGGACCGGACCTCCGTGGACCGACGGGTGGCCCGCTCCATTCTCATCACCTGGCTGTTTACCTTTCCCGGCTGCGGCCTCATCGGCTTCTGTGCCGCCCGTTTTCTGCTCTGGCTGCGGTAA
- the dinB gene encoding DNA polymerase IV yields the protein MERTILHCDLNSFYASVELLERPELRSAPVAVCGDPESRHGIILAKNEAAKKFQVKTAETIWQARRKCPDLVLLPAHHDKYRHWSRVINAIYERYTDLVEPFSIDESWLDITGSMHLFGGDGKAIADRLRREVREETGLTISVGVSFNKVFAKLGSDLKKPDATTVITRENFRDKVWPLPVTDLLFVGRASSQVLGQYGVRTIGDLAAFGREPLTELLGKMGGQLYDYAAGLEHSPVVPARALPPPKSIGNSITFRRNLVGPEDIRTGVALLSDSVAARLRKHAMRCATVQVTIRDPDFRNICRQKRLDIPICTSTELSRAAMELIRESWNMNAPIRLLAITGQNLVPEDQAAEQMDLFLAQTAPRRERREQLERAVDGIRGKFGKGAIVPAAVVGEDIDRPADHAGSIPPGGRKLE from the coding sequence GTGGAGCGCACGATCTTACACTGCGATCTGAACAGCTTTTACGCCTCGGTGGAGCTGCTGGAGCGGCCCGAACTCCGGTCGGCGCCGGTGGCGGTGTGCGGCGATCCGGAGAGCCGCCACGGCATCATCCTGGCCAAAAACGAGGCGGCCAAAAAATTTCAGGTCAAGACGGCAGAGACCATCTGGCAGGCCCGCCGCAAGTGCCCGGACCTGGTGCTTCTGCCCGCACACCACGACAAGTACCGGCACTGGTCCAGGGTCATCAACGCCATCTACGAGCGGTACACCGATCTGGTGGAGCCCTTCAGCATCGACGAAAGCTGGCTGGATATCACCGGCTCCATGCACCTCTTCGGCGGGGACGGCAAGGCCATTGCCGACCGGCTGCGCCGGGAGGTGCGCGAGGAGACGGGGCTCACCATCTCGGTGGGGGTATCCTTCAACAAGGTCTTTGCCAAGCTGGGCAGCGACCTGAAAAAGCCGGACGCCACCACCGTCATCACCCGAGAGAACTTTCGTGACAAGGTGTGGCCTCTGCCGGTGACCGATCTGCTCTTCGTGGGGCGGGCCTCCTCCCAGGTCCTGGGCCAGTATGGCGTCCGGACCATCGGGGATCTGGCCGCCTTTGGCCGGGAGCCGCTGACAGAGCTGCTCGGGAAGATGGGCGGGCAGCTTTATGACTACGCCGCCGGACTGGAGCACAGCCCCGTGGTCCCCGCCAGGGCGCTGCCGCCTCCCAAATCCATCGGCAACTCCATCACTTTCCGCCGGAATCTGGTGGGCCCGGAGGACATCCGCACCGGGGTGGCCCTGCTCTCCGACAGTGTGGCCGCCCGGCTGCGCAAGCACGCCATGCGCTGCGCCACCGTACAGGTGACCATACGGGACCCCGATTTCCGGAACATCTGTCGCCAAAAACGGCTGGATATCCCCATCTGCACCTCCACCGAGCTGAGCCGCGCCGCAATGGAGCTCATCCGGGAATCCTGGAATATGAACGCCCCCATCCGCCTGCTGGCCATCACCGGGCAGAATCTGGTCCCCGAGGACCAGGCGGCGGAGCAGATGGATCTCTTCCTGGCCCAGACCGCCCCCCGGCGGGAGCGCCGGGAACAGTTGGAACGCGCCGTGGACGGAATCCGCGGCAAGTTCGGCAAGGGCGCCATCGTCCCCGCCGCTGTGGTGGGTGAGGACATCGACCGCCCCGCCGACCACGCCGGGTCCATTCCTCCCGGCGGCCGAAAGCTGGAATAA
- a CDS encoding DUF2812 domain-containing protein — translation MKLVRKLVPVDFLDMHGIESWLEDMAARGLFFTEMGSCFARFRRGRPMPIRYHAEPSGSVPASLAREQVDYSAGRGWHYAGPFGQAFAVYWADDPETEEFHTDPVAQSYALEHLSRRLTRSGLVCVLAALVMAALFLWAAADSAFGPVQRLVESNSLYTPLAALLCLAFLLYYLRQVLGIRRLRRQLSEGIPAPTGRGWKRTGLIRQLYTLLMTLGAVASIASGVYFFTAGRWASELAGLARPAPLLSLAELEGVETYLPEPLSYPGYEGPDRDNYVRYEWYPLSQHYEVRQRGTIPGAGNACHLRMDWYDLALPFLASPLLDDLFDYHTWKTEYEPERYQVKELTAPGFDRLALVTDTDYGGQQLFACAGDRVIYLDYNGTQDLAEHLEQIAQLLAWEPGP, via the coding sequence ATGAAGCTGGTGCGCAAGCTGGTCCCCGTGGACTTTCTGGACATGCACGGCATTGAGAGCTGGCTGGAGGACATGGCCGCCAGAGGGCTTTTCTTCACCGAAATGGGCTCCTGCTTTGCCCGGTTCCGCCGGGGCAGGCCCATGCCCATCCGCTACCACGCCGAACCCAGCGGCTCTGTCCCGGCTTCGCTGGCCCGGGAGCAGGTGGACTACAGCGCCGGGCGGGGGTGGCACTATGCCGGCCCCTTTGGCCAGGCCTTTGCCGTCTACTGGGCCGATGACCCGGAGACCGAGGAATTTCACACCGATCCGGTGGCCCAGAGCTACGCGCTGGAGCATCTGAGCAGGCGGCTGACCCGCTCCGGGCTGGTGTGCGTTCTGGCGGCGCTCGTCATGGCGGCCCTCTTTCTCTGGGCGGCGGCGGACAGCGCCTTCGGCCCGGTCCAGCGGCTGGTCGAGAGCAATTCTCTCTACACCCCCCTTGCCGCCCTGCTCTGCCTGGCGTTCCTCCTCTACTATCTCCGGCAGGTCCTGGGTATCCGCCGTCTGCGGCGGCAGCTCAGCGAGGGCATCCCAGCCCCCACCGGGCGGGGCTGGAAGCGGACCGGCCTGATCCGTCAGCTCTATACCCTGCTGATGACGCTGGGCGCCGTCGCCTCCATCGCCAGCGGGGTCTACTTTTTCACTGCGGGCCGGTGGGCGTCCGAGCTGGCCGGTCTGGCCCGGCCCGCCCCGCTGCTCTCCCTGGCGGAGCTGGAGGGCGTTGAGACTTACCTCCCAGAGCCCCTTTCCTATCCCGGCTATGAGGGCCCCGACCGGGATAACTACGTGCGCTATGAGTGGTACCCCCTCTCCCAGCACTATGAGGTGAGGCAGCGCGGAACCATACCCGGCGCCGGGAATGCGTGCCACCTGCGCATGGACTGGTACGACCTGGCCCTTCCCTTCCTGGCCTCTCCCCTGCTGGACGACCTGTTTGACTACCACACCTGGAAAACCGAATATGAACCGGAGCGCTACCAGGTAAAGGAGCTGACCGCCCCCGGCTTCGACCGGCTGGCGCTGGTGACCGACACAGACTACGGCGGGCAGCAGCTTTTCGCCTGCGCCGGGGACCGTGTGATCTATCTGGACTACAATGGGACCCAGGATCTAGCGGAGCACTTGGAGCAAATCGCCCAGCTTTTGGCGTGGGAACCCGGCCCATAA
- a CDS encoding PadR family transcriptional regulator: protein MSKRPLEALTETMFYVLMSFRKRDLCGAEIADFVERKTCGRVRLGPGTLYTILAKFEEEQLIREVNVLGRKRTYRLTDKGRALYGDELERLRACIADAESEEDDET from the coding sequence ATGTCCAAAAGACCTCTGGAGGCGCTGACCGAGACGATGTTCTACGTGCTCATGTCCTTTCGGAAGCGGGATTTATGCGGCGCCGAGATTGCGGACTTCGTGGAGCGCAAAACCTGCGGCCGGGTCCGGCTGGGACCCGGGACCCTCTACACCATCCTGGCCAAATTTGAAGAGGAGCAGCTCATCCGTGAGGTCAACGTTCTGGGTCGGAAACGGACTTACCGTCTGACGGACAAGGGCCGCGCCCTGTACGGCGACGAACTGGAGCGGCTCAGGGCCTGCATCGCCGACGCGGAAAGCGAGGAGGATGATGAGACATGA